Proteins found in one bacterium genomic segment:
- a CDS encoding hydrogenase maturation nickel metallochaperone HypA — translation MHELGVTREIVRAVEEELDRLPEGTHLIKVKLLLGRLTGFVPESLEFCYAALAEGGRLAGSELEIERRDGRVRCEGCGEEFTLDEPYFICPGCGGRDLTVLGGREFLITGLEVEEGS, via the coding sequence ATGCACGAGCTGGGCGTCACGCGGGAAATCGTGCGGGCCGTGGAGGAGGAGCTGGACCGGCTCCCGGAGGGCACGCATCTGATCAAAGTGAAGCTGCTGCTGGGCCGCCTCACCGGTTTCGTGCCCGAGAGCCTCGAGTTCTGCTACGCGGCGCTCGCGGAGGGGGGACGGCTGGCGGGCTCGGAGCTGGAAATCGAGCGCCGGGACGGGCGGGTCCGCTGCGAGGGCTGCGGCGAGGAGTTCACCCTCGACGAGCCGTACTTCATCTGCCCCGGCTGCGGGGGGAGGGATTTGACCGTCCTCGGCGGCCGCGAGTTCCTCATCACCGGCCTGGAGGTCGAGGAGGGGTCTTGA
- a CDS encoding CDP-alcohol phosphatidyltransferase family protein: MPRGFTDSPGPANDRPPATGIRRQVPNLLSVTRLVMLPVVLYLVTLPDAWAPWAAAGLMILSMAFDGLDGLLARRWNAVTEFGKVIDPVADKVCIGAAAVMLVIYRDFPLWLAVVVLGRDALILLGGCLLRHRRRATPMSNSAGKAAAFVIGATLVVYTLRTGHLWLETALSWLCAVLVALSLAVYLYRYFRLMREKGADAASAGGAHGGEGR; the protein is encoded by the coding sequence ATGCCGAGAGGATTCACCGACAGCCCCGGACCCGCGAACGATCGTCCCCCGGCGACCGGTATCCGGCGACAGGTCCCCAACCTCCTGTCGGTCACCCGTCTGGTCATGCTGCCGGTGGTCCTGTACCTGGTCACGCTTCCCGATGCCTGGGCGCCCTGGGCCGCGGCCGGGCTGATGATACTCTCCATGGCCTTCGACGGTCTGGACGGCCTTCTTGCCCGGCGGTGGAACGCCGTCACCGAGTTCGGCAAGGTGATAGACCCCGTGGCGGACAAGGTCTGCATCGGCGCCGCGGCGGTGATGCTGGTCATCTACCGGGATTTCCCCCTGTGGCTGGCCGTCGTCGTCCTGGGGCGGGACGCGCTGATTCTGTTGGGCGGGTGCCTCCTGCGGCACCGCCGGCGCGCGACCCCGATGAGCAACTCCGCGGGCAAGGCGGCGGCCTTCGTCATCGGGGCGACCCTCGTCGTCTACACCCTGCGCACGGGCCATCTCTGGTTGGAGACGGCCCTGTCCTGGCTCTGCGCCGTTCTGGTGGCGCTGTCTCTGGCGGTCTACCTGTACCGGTACTTCAGGCTGATGCGTGAAAAGGGCGCCGATGCGGCGTCCGCGGGAGGTGCTCATGGCGGCGAGGGTCGTTGA
- a CDS encoding NUDIX hydrolase gives MSEESLSSRLIYSGRIMEVRVDEVRLANGRLSIRELVRVADAVLMLPLLDDGTVLLIRQYRKGPEVDLLELPAGKIDPGEDPPTAAHRELLEETGYRAGKMERLSGVYTCPGFCNELIHLYLATELKRERPKPDDDELIRLVPTPLEEVGRMLADGRLVDSKSVAALGLYFMRRASGRVLGSNSGPM, from the coding sequence TTGAGCGAGGAAAGCCTTTCCAGCCGGTTGATCTACTCCGGTCGGATCATGGAGGTCCGGGTGGACGAGGTGCGGCTGGCCAACGGGCGGCTATCCATCCGGGAGCTGGTCCGCGTCGCCGACGCCGTGCTGATGCTGCCCCTGCTCGATGACGGAACCGTCCTTCTCATCCGCCAGTACCGCAAGGGGCCCGAGGTGGACCTTCTGGAGCTCCCCGCCGGGAAGATAGACCCGGGCGAGGACCCCCCGACGGCCGCGCACCGGGAGCTTCTGGAGGAGACGGGATACCGGGCGGGAAAGATGGAGCGGCTGTCCGGCGTGTACACCTGCCCTGGCTTCTGCAACGAGCTCATCCACCTGTACCTCGCGACGGAGCTGAAGCGGGAGCGGCCCAAGCCCGACGACGACGAGCTGATCCGCCTCGTGCCCACGCCGCTGGAAGAGGTGGGGCGGATGCTCGCCGATGGGCGCCTGGTGGACTCGAAGAGCGTGGCCGCCCTGGGGCTCTATTTCATGCGCCGCGCTTCGGGCCGGGTGTTAGGGTCGAACAGTGGTCCGATGTAG
- a CDS encoding 1,4-alpha-glucan branching protein domain-containing protein, with translation MAQFADVVFYLHAHLPYLLGHGTWPHGSVWLYEAAAGVYIPLLRRLRELAGRGVPLRLGLGFTPTLVEQLADPRFESGFREYLRGHAAAAAADARSFEAEGEVRLAEMARGWEAELLGHLEDFDRLDGDIIGGFRELADGGFLEPVAGAATHGYLPLLGREDAVARQVRLGLLAHGRHMGGWTGGFWLPECAYRPGREWRRPFTADSLSPREGTAAHLDAAGVRYTFVDAHLVEAKLPEDTPGDPVLLADYNDSRRQFHTPYPDRSPYGVYAPDGSAFRVFVRDSSANRQVWDGFVGYPGDADYREFHRRRWPSGLRYWRVTGKDVYVGHKAPYDPEAARAKVREHAGHFVGVLEGLASKAPGERAVLTLPFDCELFGHWWYEGPEWLAQVLEGVVRSQRLTLASPSEALGRVPAEPVVLREGSWGYDGYHKVWLGEHARDYWDAVYSAEDRLAGAVRKHGDEGRELARRLLAAAARELLLLEASDWSFLIYSHSARDYAHLRYNQHRECFHALVTALERLDAGGIPPEAEELLARREANAPFGWATWEELR, from the coding sequence ATGGCTCAATTCGCCGACGTCGTTTTTTACCTCCACGCCCACCTCCCGTACCTTCTGGGTCACGGCACCTGGCCGCACGGTTCGGTGTGGCTCTACGAGGCGGCCGCCGGGGTTTACATCCCTCTCCTCCGCCGGCTCCGGGAGCTGGCGGGGCGCGGGGTTCCGCTCCGCCTCGGCCTCGGGTTCACCCCCACGCTGGTGGAGCAGCTCGCCGACCCCCGGTTCGAGAGCGGTTTCCGGGAGTACCTGCGCGGACACGCCGCCGCGGCCGCCGCCGACGCCCGGAGTTTCGAGGCGGAGGGCGAAGTTCGCCTGGCCGAGATGGCCCGGGGTTGGGAGGCCGAGCTCCTGGGCCACCTGGAGGACTTCGACCGTCTGGACGGCGATATAATCGGCGGATTCCGCGAGCTCGCCGATGGAGGTTTCCTGGAGCCGGTAGCCGGAGCAGCCACACATGGCTACCTCCCGCTCCTCGGTCGGGAGGACGCCGTGGCGCGCCAGGTCCGGCTGGGACTCCTGGCCCACGGGCGGCATATGGGCGGCTGGACCGGCGGGTTCTGGCTCCCCGAGTGCGCCTACCGGCCGGGGCGCGAATGGCGGCGTCCCTTCACCGCGGATTCCCTCTCGCCGCGGGAGGGCACCGCCGCCCACCTCGACGCGGCGGGGGTCCGCTACACCTTCGTGGACGCCCACCTGGTCGAGGCCAAGTTACCCGAGGACACGCCGGGCGACCCGGTCCTCCTGGCCGATTACAACGATTCCCGCCGCCAGTTCCACACCCCCTACCCCGACCGTTCCCCCTACGGCGTCTACGCGCCGGATGGATCGGCGTTCCGCGTGTTCGTCCGGGACTCTTCCGCCAACCGGCAGGTGTGGGACGGCTTCGTCGGCTACCCCGGTGACGCGGATTACCGGGAGTTCCACCGGCGGAGGTGGCCCAGCGGCCTGCGTTACTGGCGGGTGACCGGCAAGGACGTCTACGTGGGACACAAGGCCCCCTACGACCCCGAGGCGGCCCGGGCGAAGGTCCGGGAGCACGCCGGGCACTTCGTGGGCGTCCTGGAGGGCCTGGCGTCGAAGGCCCCCGGCGAGCGGGCGGTTCTGACCCTGCCCTTCGACTGCGAGCTCTTCGGGCACTGGTGGTACGAGGGTCCGGAGTGGCTGGCTCAGGTACTGGAGGGCGTCGTCCGCTCGCAGAGGCTCACCCTGGCCTCCCCCTCGGAGGCGCTGGGGCGCGTCCCGGCCGAGCCGGTGGTTCTCAGGGAGGGTTCCTGGGGCTACGACGGTTACCACAAGGTGTGGCTGGGGGAACACGCGCGGGATTACTGGGACGCGGTTTACTCCGCGGAGGACCGCCTGGCCGGCGCCGTTCGAAAACACGGGGACGAGGGGCGGGAGCTGGCCCGTCGCCTTCTGGCCGCCGCCGCCCGGGAGCTCCTCCTCCTGGAGGCCTCCGACTGGTCGTTTCTCATCTACTCTCACTCGGCGCGGGATTACGCCCACCTGCGGTACAATCAGCACCGGGAGTGTTTTCACGCCCTCGTGACGGCCCTGGAACGGCTGGACGCGGGCGGGATTCCACCCGAGGCCGAGGAGCTCCTCGCCCGACGCGAGGCTAACGCGCCCTTCGGCTGGGCCACCTGGGAGGAGCTCCGGTGA
- a CDS encoding GntG family PLP-dependent aldolase, translating to MRRPREVLMAARVVDLRSDTVTRPDSPMLEAMVSAEVGDDVLGDDPTVKELERVYAGLVGKEAALFTASGTMANQVAVAAWTTGGDEVILGQDAHILEYEYGAPGFLARVLTREVPVVEGAPDPDAVRKRYKTGEFHSSRTSLICLENTHNRLGGVVPNQEIFRALRAFADERGVRIHLDGARLWNASVATGKSMAELASVGDSVMSCFSKGLGCPVGSILAGPADFIARAHRLRKICGGGMRQVGILAAAGLYAIEHNWARMAEDHEKAQRLAKILAGTSWARIEPAGVHTNIVIPLLDDVPSQRVADEAGAMGVRFFPFGPDKFRLVTHKDVSDDDVDYACGVLADLRF from the coding sequence ATGCGGCGTCCGCGGGAGGTGCTCATGGCGGCGAGGGTCGTTGACCTGCGCTCGGACACCGTGACGCGGCCGGACTCACCCATGCTCGAGGCGATGGTCTCCGCCGAGGTGGGCGACGACGTCCTGGGCGACGACCCCACGGTGAAGGAGCTCGAGCGGGTGTACGCCGGGCTGGTGGGGAAGGAGGCGGCGCTCTTCACCGCCTCGGGCACCATGGCGAACCAGGTGGCCGTCGCCGCCTGGACCACGGGCGGGGACGAGGTCATCCTGGGCCAGGACGCCCACATCCTGGAGTACGAGTACGGGGCGCCGGGGTTTTTAGCCCGGGTGCTCACCCGGGAGGTGCCCGTGGTGGAGGGGGCGCCCGACCCGGACGCGGTGAGGAAGCGCTACAAGACCGGCGAGTTCCACTCCTCGCGCACATCTCTGATCTGCCTGGAGAACACCCACAACCGGCTGGGCGGCGTCGTGCCGAACCAGGAGATTTTCCGCGCCCTGCGCGCCTTCGCCGACGAGCGCGGGGTGCGGATTCACCTGGACGGCGCCCGCCTGTGGAACGCCTCGGTGGCCACCGGGAAGAGCATGGCCGAGCTCGCGTCGGTGGGTGACTCGGTGATGAGCTGCTTCTCCAAGGGGCTGGGCTGCCCCGTCGGCTCGATTCTGGCCGGCCCGGCGGACTTCATCGCGCGGGCGCACCGGCTGCGTAAAATCTGCGGCGGCGGGATGCGCCAGGTGGGAATCCTCGCCGCGGCGGGCCTCTACGCCATCGAGCACAACTGGGCCCGCATGGCCGAGGACCACGAAAAGGCCCAGCGGCTGGCGAAGATTTTAGCCGGAACCTCCTGGGCCCGGATCGAACCCGCCGGCGTCCACACCAACATCGTCATCCCCCTGCTCGATGACGTCCCGTCGCAGCGGGTGGCGGACGAGGCCGGGGCAATGGGGGTCCGCTTCTTCCCCTTCGGCCCCGACAAGTTCCGCCTGGTAACCCACAAGGACGTCTCCGACGATGACGTGGACTACGCCTGCGGGGTCCTGGCGGACCTGCGCTTTTAA